The nucleotide window GTCTGACTAAGGGGCAAGCCGTAGAGATAATATGAGGAGAAATACTAGTGAAGAGGCTTGAAGCAACGCAAGCGATATGAATGATCGTTCTACACGAAGCCTGACACAAGACCGAAGAGCGCATGCAAGCGTAATTATACCTCAGCGAAGTCGAGGACGACTGTACTGACAATCTTTCGTCATAAAATGGTGGTAGATCTACTCAGATCCACTGATTGGTGCCCGGGACGACGTCCTCTTCACGTATTGGCTCGTATTTCACAAGGTATTCATGATTCCAAATCGTTACTATGACCAAGATAGACCACATGCTTGCTAACAGTGTGTGCGCACAACCTATAGTATGGGACCTGCCTATACGAGACTAGTCCAGATACTGGAAGGGGATGAATAGGCGTGTTAGACTCGTAAACTGGCTTTGTACAGGCAATAGCATAGTATCGACGGCATCACTTCACTGCGCTGAGTGTGAACGTCGCCGTGGTCCCGGCGGCTATAAGCGAGTAGATATAAAGCTCACTCATATCATCAACCGAGGTCTTGAACAAGTTGGAAAATTTACTACTACCCTTTATGGGAGTTACGCAAATAGATTGTGTACTTCTAAGGAGACTTTGCGGACTTGAATTCGTAATGCTCGGCTAGATCACCCACGACATCGAGGCGGATGTCATAAAGGAACGCATGATTCCAAATCAGTTGGCCCTATGCTTGTGATTCCGGGTATCTACCACTCACTAGGTGCGTGATGAGGTAGTGAGGTGTACGTAGACGGGACATGACGGTAGTGTTAGGCCAATAGTGGGGTGGAAAGATCATCTCGTGGCTTCACAAATACATGACAGCTTCCAGCAAGCTACTGTACTTCATCTCGTATATTTCAGCGCTAGTGTAACCCTTATGCTCTTGAGCCCTTATTTCCCATAAAGTATGCCAGGATCTTAAGAGCCGTTCATTCCCTAGTGACCCTATCCATTCAAGCCAGATAATGCGGTAAAAAGCCATCGCTAACTTGTTTCCAACTGAACATATACTGCGGGAATATGATGCGTCGGTTTAGTTCCAATTCGTTATTGAGGCAACTTGAGCTGATAGAGCACCTTCTGATGGCGTGCTCGTGGTGATAGTACTTGTATTTCTTCCTCCTGGAAATCGTCCGGTAATCGCACCCCAATGCTTCTCAATTGCTTGCTACTTTATAGGAATCGACGAAGCAAAAGAATCTGGTCAGTAAAGCTATATAACTTGAAAAGCTGTGACTGCTCATTTCTGGCTTGCGATTCATGAAAAACGTCAAGCTCCACGTGCGTATCCGTCCATCCTAGCTCTTAGAGCCGGCATGATAGCTGGTCGAAAGTTTGACAAGTGATTACAACGACTGTCCCTGAAATATCTTCACTTCTTCTCCGCCCAGTCCCACAACTCCTTGCCAACACAGCCATATGTGAAGAAGCAATATCGCCGGCCGACGGAAGTGTCAAGAACGGTGAAGTCTTCACTGAAGCTGAGTCTCGGTATTGACTTATTGAATCGATTCGGGCCTTACCCGAAATGGTTGAAAATCATCTTCTCAATCTCTTACGTTATatcctcgtcgttgatggTCGGAGGAAACGAACGTGTCTGTTTGAACCCTGGGTCTTTCACACATTCAGAACAAGAGCTCTCTGAATGGGCAATAGTCTTGATCCGATCCATAAATACTCTCGCGTCGTGACACTGATTGAACGCGTGTCTATATCCAACATGGCTGTACCTGGGATCACAATCTCTGCATTACCAGTAGGCACCGTCACGACAGTGACGACACTTGACTCCACTGGGTCCGTCTCGTGACTGACCAGGGTCTGCAGCTTGAAGATTGTGGTGGTCGCAATGATAACTGGACTCACTGAAGTTTGTGGCATGCTTGCGTGAGAACCGTGGTCATGAATCGTGACCACAAGGGTGCCTCACCGAATCCTCCAGTCCAGAAGTGGCCTGAATCATTCGCTTCGTGCCAGTGTATTCCAAGCTTGTTCACTCCTGTACGGGAAGAGCGTCGATATCTGCCCAAAGTAACAAGACGGGACCTCTACCGTTGCGGAGCATTGCGACTAATCCATGGCAGCCTATATTAGATTGATGAGCAGATCTGCAGGAGCTACGACTTCGAGTCTTGCGGGAATGGTGGCAGCTGTTTTGGACGCCTCATTGGATAGTTCTGGGTTTTGGTGCGGTGCAAATGCTTGTAGAGCTCTCCAGGGGGCTTTGTATCCGCGCGATGTTGATGGAGGAGTTGTGACGTTGTTGCAGCCATGCCTTTCGTTGGTAAAGTGTTCCTCGTCTCTCTAGCCACACGCGCCCCGTTCCCCCGAGGCCAGATCGCCGATGATAGTCCCGTCACGAAATGTAACTCAAATGCGTTGCGCGCTCTCTCCACTGTCATCAACCTCACTCGCGGCAGGGCGGAGAATCAGGGCACATTTTGGCAGAGTGGCGGCGCCCCGATAAGATGAGACCGCATGCTTCGAGCCGACGTGGATTGCATCAGCAGCGgagctcgcgccgcgcccgtggAACGAAAGGCATGTAATGGTCATTGCCCACTGGTCATATCGGGTTCCTTTCATTGTTCCAGACAAGACTCAATTTGAGTTTTTGACGGGAGGACAGCATACGAATGATTGCGGGCCATGAGTTGACGTCTGTTTTAAGCTTGTTGTAAGCTTGTTGTTACACAGCAGCAAACGTGGCTtcagccgcctcggcgacatcCTTGGTGCGATGAGGAATCCTGAGAGGTTGGCTCCACAAGCGCGGCGGTTTTCATTACCCAGTAGGCAGGGTTATACGTAACTAGCCTGTTGATAATAAGCTAGACTGACATGGGATGGCCATGCAGACTGAATGGCAACGAATCTGGACAGTTGCGACTTGGAAATGTATCTTGCTCTCTGAGTCGACGTTCAATATCGTGGTTGGTGGAAAACCTAGATGTGCCGATAATAAGTAAGGTTATTTTTAGCTATAATAATTAGAACGCCATAGCACCGCCCCACTGATGAGAGCTGCGTACCACTCCGGTGTTTTTTCTCATGGTTAGCGCTTACTACAGCTGAAACGACCAATTTCCACGTTATTTCTTCGCAGGCATGGACCTTGTATGCACGCTGATGAGGCAGTTACCCGTCGGACGGGACCGCGTCCAAGGGATGTAACTGTAGCATGTACTTAATAAGTCAGAGCGAACCCATTATGAAGTGGAATGTGCGCTATGAATCAATCCTTATCAAATTCATTTGCTTCCACGGATAATAAAGTTACTTGCTCAACCTATATCCACTGTCTTCTCCACTACGATGCAAGCCTTCAGTTTCCTCGTTGCATTCGCAATCACGTTCAGCTCGACGTTTGCCGCTCCCGCGGATACTGCCTCTacccgccagcagcaagtCAACTATGCCGAAGTCGCTGCACTCAGTCAAAAGCTCGCAGACTTGCGCAATTCCGTGCTGGGGCAGATTCAACAGGTCACGGGAGACGAAACGACTTCACGGATCGCTGGTCAATTCAACCTCGGCGGGTCCATCCAGCGCCTGAACGGTGCTGCCAACGATATCAGTGGTGCAATCGGTTCCATGGAAAAAATTCTGAATAATGTCGCCTCTCAATACTCTAGCGATGAGAAGGCCAATTGGAAGAATTTTGGCTGAAGACATCTGATTGCTGTTAGGAACTGCATTAAGGACTATAACTAGGCGGCATTAGGGGAGTGATGAATTAAAGTCAGATCTGGAAAATAAGTCGACGTAACTTTATTTTACAAGAGACCCTTAGGGCCGTGGCGACACTTAAGTAAGGGTGCGATGAGAAGGCTGCCATGCTCCGACCAGAGTAGATTTACCCTATATGATCCGTCATGACGCCTCATCGCTATGCATGGAAAAGCAAACTACCTTCCTGGAACAGACCAGCATTAGTCCGAGGACCCGCTTACTGCCAGACATAACGTGGGGGGAATATCTTCTGTCCTGAGCGTTGTTGTCTTACTAAAGCATCCGAATGCGTTGAATATGCGAGCATATAAGTACAATAGCCATTGCTGCGAAAAGATTTACGGGCTGTAATTGAGGAATCGAGCCCGTACCACTTCTTAGCGTATGGCTTAGTCTAATTTAGCAGACGCCAATACACGTGTAGCCAGTCGATCTAACGCAACACAAAGTTGCCTCTGTTCGTGACTGAACCCTGGGCCTTGGCTTATAAAGTACAATGATACGGGATAGGGGGTCATGCGGGTTCCGCATTGCCCGTATATCATCATCAGTAACACGGTCATACGTTATCGTCAGTTCATCGACTGCAAAACCTAGTCAAAACCACCAACCAGTATGCCGTTTTGAGTCAGCAAGAGACATGACGATATCTCACCGATCTtcagcggcgggcgccccCTTCTAGACGGCGTCTCGGTGGATGTTGAAGGCACAAATGGTCAATCGTGTTGCTGAAAATTTTGAGCCTAGGCTGTTCTATATTAGACGGGCTACTAGCTTCTATTGTCTATTTCGGAAAATTCTGTCAATACACAGGTGACGAGCGTGCCATCAAGGAGATATTTACGACGATCACCAGGGACCAGACGGGTGGCGGCGAACGGACGATATAACTGTCATAGAGCGTACGAACTTTCTGCTAGTATAATGAAGAACCCCTAAGTTATTTACTTTATCAAATCGTCAAAAGATCTTTTCAATAGTACCCCTAAGAACGCCGCCCTTTAGGCACACACCACTGGACAACTCTTGCTTCGGCAATGCCTTAGCAATTTAACGTTTGCGCAAACTCTCTCGATGCACATTTTCTGCCTCTATAGCCGAAGCGACCGCCGTTCCGGCCCGAACATCGTAGCTATGCTAGGGAGGGATTAGCCATGCGTAGACTGGTCCGTTATATCATCCTTACTGAGTAAAGGCTTACTCCTGCCAAAATTGAAGAGCGCATAGGAACAAAATCTCGAGCCGGCTAGAAAGGACCATCGATGCATGCATACGCTGCTGCACCAATGTTACCCCAACCTTGGCTGTCGACTAGCCGGCTGCCATTGTCATTGTCATTGCAGTGGTACTTGCACCCCGCGTCTGTGAAAAGACGGAATGAGTACAAGCCGGTCGATCTGACGGAGACAAGGCTTGtctggaagaagaagctgggCAGCTGGCAGCAGGCCTGGTATGGGCAGGTGAACGTTTCGCAGTGGCCTGTAAAACCTCGGCCAGAGCACCCATATACGCTCATAGGCGACTGGGCACGAACCAGAAAACACAGACAGAGCACTAAAAAACCCGCCGTGGTCATCATCTTGAGTATTTGCGTGGGAAATTAATTAGAGTGAAAAAAGATGACCAGGCATCTAGAAAGAAGCCCTCTTTTATGTTTATATGATATAACATGGGGTGATGTTAATGTTGAAATTGGGGGTAGCATTGGTATGAGACACGGGGCCAGTTGCATAACGTTAGTAACTGTTTCTAGATATAACGGGGGGCTATCACTATTTTCGTAGTAGTCCGAGGTGTTtttgccgcggcggcgtgcgtcTGTCTTACCATCCGGCCAAAAGCTGCGCCGACTTACAAGCGCTTATATTTAGAAGTAAACGGCAGTACCACTCCTTGCCTTCATATTATATCAACAGATAATAGCAGCTACCGGGGCTTCTAAAGGATGCCTCGAAAAACGGCGAAAGAGATAACTCAGGGCAAAAGGATCATTTAGGATAGACTAATAAGATAACCCCTATCTACTTAATCCTCTTTTGCTTTAGCTTGATGGTCTGGTAGCTCCTGACATATCCCCCACAGCGCGCGCGACAATACAGAACGAGGCTAATATAAGATCCTCACATGATTGTCAGGCATCAAGACCAGGTGACCCTGACTTCGACCTCGCCATATTGTCCTCTAATTCTCTCCTTAGTCGAGTGCAGCACTTGAGGGCGTAGCGAAGCGACCCCCTTCGCTACCTCATCATTGCTGACGGGATCGTAGTCCCAAAGATCCGCGCGAACCACGAGCGTATCGTCTAGTGGCACGGCCATCACGGCCCTCGACAGAGGGATAGACTCTCCCGG belongs to Purpureocillium takamizusanense chromosome 1, complete sequence and includes:
- a CDS encoding uncharacterized protein (SECRETED:SignalP(1-19~SECRETED:cutsite=TFA-AP~SECRETED:prob=0.8308)), which gives rise to MQAFSFLVAFAITFSSTFAAPADTASTRQQQVNYAEVAALSQKLADLRNSVLGQIQQVTGDETTSRIAGQFNLGGSIQRLNGAANDISGAIGSMEKILNNVASQYSSDEKANWKNFG